From one Solanum stenotomum isolate F172 chromosome 12, ASM1918654v1, whole genome shotgun sequence genomic stretch:
- the LOC125846686 gene encoding protein FD-like, whose translation MWSSSRSSSSSSSSHSPFSPRLKTMEEVWKDINLSSLQDHTTNYSKDHQHHLHDHNHQGANFGGMILQDFLARPFADESSPAASPVSATAMLNLNSVSERHFFDNPLRQNSILHQPNVSRRKRVVPETEDNSTGDRRNQRMIKNRESASRSRARKQAYLNELETEVAHLVEENARLKKQQQQLLLAAAIQVPKKNSPHRTSSAPF comes from the exons ATGTGGTCATCAAGCAggtcttcttcatcttcatcttcatctcaTTCCCCATTTTCTCCAAGACTCAAAACAATGGAAGAAGTGTGGAAAGATATTAATCTTTCTTCACTTCAAGATCACACTACTAATTACTCTAAAGATCATCAACATCATCTTCATGATCATAATCATCAAGGTGCTAATTTTGGTGGAATGATTTTACAAGATTTTTTGGCTAGGCCTTTTGCTGATGAATCTTCACCAGCAGCCTCCCCTGTTTCAGCTACAGCTATGCTGAATTTGAACTCTGTTTCAGAGCGTCATTTCTTTGATAACCCTTTAAGGCAAAACTCAATCTTGCACCAACCAAATGTTAGTAGAAGAAAAAGGGTTGTCCCTGAAACAGAGGACAATTCTACAGGGGACAGAAGAAATCAGAGGATGATCAAGAACAGAGAGTCTGCTTCTAGATCAAGAGCTAGAAA GCAGGCCTATTTGAATGAGTTGGAGACGGAAGTGGCACATTTAGTTGAAGAAAATGCAAGGCTCAAGAAGCAGCAGCAACAG TTACTCTTAGCTGCAGCTATTCAAGTTCCAAAAAAGAACTCTCCTCATCGGACGTCATCCGCtccattttga
- the LOC125846672 gene encoding protein MID1-COMPLEMENTING ACTIVITY 1-like yields the protein MASLDHFGDVANIAQLTGIDAVRLIGMIVKAAATARMHKKNCRQFAQHLKLIGNLLEQLKITELKRYPETREPLEHLEDALRRSYLLVNSCQDRSYLYLLAMGWNIVYQFRRAQNEIDQYLKIIPLITLVDNARVRERLEYIEMDQREYTLEVEDMKVQEVIMKPEPSKDDTIILTKNLSCSYPRVPINEAIQKENEKLQLELQRSQANLDVGQCEFIQHLLDVTEVVATNSLSLKSSPAKPLKKLDLSYSNVDNEKVYYDDYAKSDEKQSTSRNTSSVTSRHDLLSSKGSHRYEEWHSDLLGCCSEPLLCIKTLFFPCGTFSRVASVAADRHISSADACNELMAYSLILSCCCYTCCIRKKLRKKLNIRGGCVDDFLSHLMCCCCALVQELREVKIRGTHGIEKTKISPPTTQFMES from the exons ATGGCTTCATTGGACCATTTTGGGGATGTTGCAAATATCGCACAGCTTACTGGAATAGATGCGGTGAGGCTAATTGGGATGATTGTGAAAGCTGCTGCCACAGCCCGGATGCACAAGAAGAATTGCAGGCAGTTTGCACAGCATCTCAAGCTAATTGGAAATTTATTGGAGCAGCTCAAGATTACTGAACTTAAGAGGTATCCGGAAACCCGAGAGCCATTGGAACATCTTGAAGATGCATTGAGGAGGTCTTATTTATTGGTCAACAGCTGTCAGGACAGGAGCTACCTTTATCTGTTGGCTATGGGGTGGAACATTGTATACCAGTTTCGCAGGGCTCAGAATGAGATTGACCAATACTTGAAGATTATTCCTCTTATCACTCTGGTGGATAATGCTCGAGTCAGG GAAAGGTTGGAATATATTGAAATGGACCAGCGTGAATACACACTGGAGGTTGAAGACATGAAGGTGCAAGAAGTGATTATGAAACCAGAGCCTTCTAAAGATGATACAATAATATTAACCAAGAACCTTTCCTGTTCTTACCCAAGAGTGCCTATCAATGAGgcaattcaaaaagaaaatgaaaaactcCAACTAGAACTACAGCGCTCACAAGCTAATTTAGATGTAGGCCAGTGTGAATTCATTCAGCATCTTCTGGATGTCACAGAAGTAGTTGCCACTAACTCTCTATCATTGAAGAGTTCACCTGCCAAACCTCTCAAAAAGTTGGATCTGAGTTACTCAAATGTTGATAATGAGAAGGTATATTATGACGATTATGCTAAAAGTGATGAGAAACAGTCAACTTCAAG aAACACTTCATCAGTTACGTCAAGACATGACCTGCTTTCCTCAAAGGGTTCACATCGATATGAAGAGTGGCATTCAGATCTGCTGGGCTGCTGTTCAGAACCTCTCTTAT GTATTAAAACCCTTTTCTTTCCTTGTGGTACATTTTCTAGAGTTGCCAGTGTTGCTGCGGACAGGCATATAT CTTCAGCGGATGCTTGTAATGAATTAATGGCTTATTCCTTGATACTGTCCTGCTGTTGTTACACATGTTGCATCAGAAAGAAGCTTCGGAAAAAGCTAAACATCAGG gGAGGTTGTGTTGAtgattttctttctcatttaaTGTGCTGTTGCTGTGCTCTTGTCCAAGAATTGCGCGAAGTCAAGATACGTGGGACACATG GTATAGAGAAGACGAAAATAAGCCCTCCAACCACTCAATTCATGGAATCCTAA